In Candidatus Eisenbacteria bacterium, a single window of DNA contains:
- a CDS encoding IS630 family transposase: MNNIARPLRLNDVQRRELEALVRRGKTPQKVALRARIVLLVAARKTHSAIARQLEVSRPTVLLWRGRFEQKGVKGLLQDAPRPGRKKAITAAVIQRVVEATLHTTPAQVTHWSVRSMAKAQGQSRMTVHRIWQQHRLQPHRLESFKLSRDPFFVEKLRDIVGLYLNPPDKALVLSVDEKSQIQALDRTQPVLPLRPGIPARQTHDYQRHGTTTLFTALSLLDGKVIGVCHPRHRSEEFIQFLSKVDRETPTDLTLHLIVDNYGAHKTAKVKEWLKGHARFQLHFTPTGSSWLNLVESWFSQITQRRIRRGTFTSVKQLVTAINDYIRDYNSNPTIFSWTKDADMILRKVNRCKEALGTPH, translated from the coding sequence ATGAACAATATTGCCAGACCTCTTAGACTAAATGATGTTCAGCGACGGGAACTGGAAGCTCTGGTGAGGCGTGGTAAGACGCCTCAGAAGGTGGCATTACGTGCGCGGATCGTGCTTCTGGTAGCGGCGAGGAAGACACACAGTGCGATAGCCCGCCAGTTGGAAGTTTCCCGTCCGACGGTACTCTTGTGGCGGGGACGGTTTGAACAAAAGGGGGTGAAGGGTTTATTGCAGGACGCGCCTCGACCGGGACGAAAGAAGGCGATCACGGCAGCGGTGATCCAACGGGTGGTGGAAGCGACCTTGCACACCACGCCAGCCCAGGTCACCCATTGGAGTGTGCGCAGCATGGCGAAGGCACAAGGTCAGTCACGGATGACCGTCCACCGAATTTGGCAGCAGCATCGGTTGCAGCCGCACCGCCTGGAAAGCTTCAAGCTCTCTCGTGATCCCTTTTTTGTCGAGAAGCTGCGGGACATTGTCGGACTCTATCTCAATCCCCCGGACAAAGCGTTAGTGCTCTCAGTGGATGAGAAGAGTCAGATTCAAGCCTTAGACCGCACCCAACCGGTTCTGCCGTTACGACCCGGGATTCCGGCGCGTCAGACCCATGACTACCAGCGGCATGGGACAACCACTCTGTTTACAGCTCTCAGTCTGCTCGACGGCAAAGTCATCGGCGTGTGCCATCCCCGTCATCGCAGTGAGGAATTTATTCAGTTTCTCAGCAAAGTCGACCGGGAAACGCCAACCGACCTCACTCTCCACTTAATCGTTGATAACTATGGCGCACACAAGACGGCAAAGGTTAAAGAATGGTTGAAAGGTCACGCTCGTTTCCAGTTGCACTTTACACCCACGGGAAGCTCTTGGCTCAATTTGGTTGAAAGTTGGTTCTCGCAAATCACACAGCGGCGCATCCGCCGAGGAACTTTTACCAGCGTCAAGCAACTCGTCACCGCCATCAATGACTATATCAGAGACTATAACAGTAATCCGACGATCTTTAGCTGGACGAAAGACGCAGATATGATCCTTCGAAAGGTCAATCGCTGTAAAGAAGCGTTAGGGACACCACACTAG